One genomic region from Bacteroidales bacterium encodes:
- a CDS encoding DUF4857 domain-containing protein, with translation MSKTYKIIYYILLTTILAWLLPWFYNLATLKIERTPFTLYSEIIKDFAMIKVNHNEKKLCYTDRKGNIYTETQFDSILPMFYYRQLITDNRLPDTIQGVHVTPSKIKRENFIFRTRSSDINVHHPKLYPLLESKSKRVDLEMPDDVFRFTKNGIEFIDIESNQVNREKSALFQSVFQKKEVAFPIQNISGNPTNRKEYDEGYLFTDNNGKLFHLKQMQGRPFLRPITIDADVKISQIWVTEFSNRKYFAFITDTNNQFYVLTAPNYNLVKVDIPPFEPKKENMTIFGNMLTWTIIQSNKKDEILTAVDAKTFTAIDSMSFHNFEKGKTEIASYLFPLQLSFTSTADKFFYPRLKEFSYHALALNLLLLAVYIVLFRKTKFSAMKHIKSLSIMALGIFAFIPALLIKE, from the coding sequence ATGAGCAAGACTTATAAAATCATTTACTACATACTTTTAACAACCATTTTAGCTTGGTTGTTGCCGTGGTTTTACAATTTAGCCACCCTAAAAATAGAACGCACGCCGTTTACATTATACAGTGAAATCATCAAGGATTTTGCAATGATAAAAGTAAATCATAATGAAAAAAAATTATGCTACACTGATAGAAAAGGAAACATCTACACTGAAACACAATTTGACAGCATTTTGCCTATGTTTTACTATCGTCAACTTATTACTGACAACAGGCTACCTGATACAATACAAGGTGTCCATGTTACGCCAAGCAAAATAAAAAGAGAAAACTTCATATTCCGCACACGTTCTTCAGACATCAATGTGCATCATCCAAAACTTTATCCATTGCTCGAATCGAAATCAAAACGTGTGGATTTGGAAATGCCCGACGATGTATTTCGTTTTACAAAAAACGGCATTGAGTTTATTGACATAGAGAGCAATCAAGTTAATAGAGAAAAATCGGCACTGTTTCAGTCTGTTTTCCAAAAAAAAGAAGTTGCTTTTCCCATTCAAAATATATCAGGAAATCCAACTAATAGAAAAGAGTACGATGAAGGCTATCTATTTACCGACAACAACGGCAAACTCTTTCATCTGAAACAAATGCAAGGACGACCTTTCCTAAGACCTATAACTATTGATGCAGATGTAAAAATATCACAAATTTGGGTAACAGAATTTTCAAATCGTAAATACTTTGCGTTTATCACAGACACAAACAATCAGTTTTACGTGCTTACAGCACCAAATTACAATTTAGTAAAAGTCGATATTCCACCTTTCGAGCCCAAAAAAGAAAACATGACTATTTTTGGAAACATGCTAACATGGACTATTATACAATCCAACAAAAAAGACGAAATACTCACTGCCGTTGATGCAAAAACTTTCACAGCGATAGATAGCATGTCTTTCCATAATTTCGAAAAAGGCAAAACAGAAATAGCTTCCTATCTTTTCCCATTACAATTAAGTTTTACATCCACAGCAGACAAGTTTTTTTATCCTAGACTAAAAGAATTCTCATATCATGCTTTGGCGCTAAACTTATTGTTACTCGCCGTGTATATCGTCTTATTCAGAAAAACAAAGTTTTCAGCTATGAAACATATTAAATCATTGTCTATTATGGCTTTAGGTATTTTTGCATTTATCCCCGCTCTATTAATAAAAGAATAA
- a CDS encoding ABC transporter ATP-binding protein, with product MNPIITCTNLTHHYGKRLIYENLNFSVPEGRILGLLGKNGTGKTTTINILNGYLKPSSGECTIFGENIRHINPITKRRIALLIEGHVQYSFMNIEQIERFYASFYPKWKKEAYYELMNLLKVAPRQRIANMSCGQRSQVALGLIMAQNADLLILDDFSLGLDPGYRRLFIEYLREYAKSEQKTVFLTSHIIQDMEKLIDDCIILDYGKILIQKSVSELMDTFKKFTFKINNSHNSLPADDKFFNPVVYRGNGELFSFQNTEYVEQYLNEHSIEYSQLKAENLNLEDIFIGLTGKY from the coding sequence TTTCCGTTCCTGAAGGTCGTATTTTAGGACTACTCGGAAAAAATGGCACAGGTAAAACCACAACCATCAACATTTTAAATGGTTACCTGAAGCCTTCTAGCGGCGAATGTACTATTTTTGGAGAAAACATTCGACATATCAATCCAATTACTAAACGACGCATAGCTCTACTTATTGAAGGACATGTGCAGTATTCATTTATGAACATTGAGCAAATTGAGCGATTTTATGCATCGTTTTATCCCAAATGGAAAAAAGAAGCCTATTATGAATTGATGAACTTACTTAAAGTAGCGCCTCGACAACGAATTGCAAACATGTCGTGCGGACAACGCTCACAAGTAGCTCTAGGACTTATAATGGCTCAAAACGCTGATTTACTAATCTTAGACGACTTTTCACTTGGATTAGATCCTGGCTATCGTCGCTTGTTTATCGAATATCTGCGTGAGTATGCTAAAAGTGAACAAAAAACCGTGTTTCTCACATCGCACATTATTCAAGACATGGAGAAACTTATTGACGATTGCATCATCCTTGATTACGGAAAAATACTTATTCAAAAATCAGTAAGCGAGCTGATGGACACATTTAAAAAATTCACTTTCAAGATAAACAATTCACACAATTCACTGCCTGCTGATGACAAATTTTTCAATCCGGTGGTATATCGTGGAAACGGCGAACTATTCTCTTTTCAAAACACAGAGTACGTGGAACAGTATCTTAACGAACACTCCATAGAATACAGTCAATTAAAAGCAGAAAATTTGAATTTAGAAGATATTTTTATTGGACTTACAGGAAAATATTAA